A segment of the Synechococcus sp. MEDNS5 genome:
CCCTGCTGTCCGCCGCTGTGACGATGCCGATGCCCCGGTTGCTACGCCGGCGCGCACCGTCTGAGGTATCGGATGAGCGTGTTGCGTCCATCGACGTTTAGGAGATGGCGCTGCGTACGATCGGAGCATACTGAGATTCCTGTGTTCTTCAGTGGCCGAAACGCGCTTCCGTCCGCTGGAATCATTGCCTCGGGGCGACGAGGATCGCCTTGAGGCTCTGCGCGGCCTGTTGCGATCAGCCGGAAGCGTTTGTGTGGCCTACTCAGGCGGAGTGGACAGCACCCTTGTGGCGGCCATTGCTTGTGAACAATTGGGTGAGTCCGCCTTTGCCGTGACGGGTGTGTCTCCATCGCTTGCCCCTCATCTATTAGACGAGGCGCGACTCCAGGCCCGCTGGCTTGCGATCCGTCACCTGGAGGTGGGAACCAGCGAATTGGATGATCCGAACTACAGCTCGAATCCGATCGATCGCTGCTTCGCTTGCAAGCGGGAACTGCATCACCACCTCAAAGACATCGCCAGAGCCGCTGAAGGCGCAGTGGTTGTAGACGGGGTGAATCTCGATGACCTCGGAGACCATCGGCCCGGGATTGAAGCGGCCCGTCAGGCCGGTGTGCGATCGCCACTGGCCGAGCTGCAGATCGACAAAGCCACCATCAGGCGACTCTCCAAAGCCCTTGGTTTTCCCTGGTGGGATAAACCGGCCCAACCCTGTCTCGCCTCGCGATTCCCTTACGGGGAGGTGATCACGCACCAAAGACTGCGGCTGGTCGGAGCGGCGGAATCCTCGTTGATGGCCAGGGGATTTCCGCGCGTGCGCGTCCGCTGTCAAGGGCTTGCGGCTCGGATTGAAGTGCCTTCCAGCAAGCTCGGCGATTTTCTCAATGAGCCGATGCGCAGCGAACTGGTTCAGGAGTTCTTAGCCCTGGGGTTCACATCGGTCAGCGTTGATCTTGAGGGGCTGGTGAGTGGAAAGCTCAATCGCATGTCGACCATGCGCTGAGGATTCCAGGCACCAACATTCGGTCAATGGGAAGGCCTTAATGGGGAGACCAACCTGGCGTCCGCTCTGCTTCCGCCACAGCTGCCGGGGTTTCCCGTAAGAAGCTGCGTAGCGCATGGTTCATGGCCTTGAGTTCATCGCAGAGGTGCTGGCAAGCCTTCTCGGGCATGG
Coding sequences within it:
- the larE gene encoding ATP-dependent sacrificial sulfur transferase LarE → MAETRFRPLESLPRGDEDRLEALRGLLRSAGSVCVAYSGGVDSTLVAAIACEQLGESAFAVTGVSPSLAPHLLDEARLQARWLAIRHLEVGTSELDDPNYSSNPIDRCFACKRELHHHLKDIARAAEGAVVVDGVNLDDLGDHRPGIEAARQAGVRSPLAELQIDKATIRRLSKALGFPWWDKPAQPCLASRFPYGEVITHQRLRLVGAAESSLMARGFPRVRVRCQGLAARIEVPSSKLGDFLNEPMRSELVQEFLALGFTSVSVDLEGLVSGKLNRMSTMR